The bacterium nucleotide sequence ATGAGCAGCAGGTGCACGACGTGGGGCAGGTAGAGCAGCACGGGCAGCGCGCGGAAGCGGTCGAGGATCGCCCGCCGACGCGGGAAGACGAGGCTGAAGAGCAGCAGCGTCGGGAAGAAGAACTCCCAGGTGTAGGAGAAGCGGTCGAGGAAGCCGCCGAGGAGGACGATCTCGCCCTGGTCGCTCTTGGGCTGCACGAGACCGACGCCGGCGAGGATCGGCGCGATGCCGCCGAAGAAGAGCATGAAGGCGACGACGCGATGGAGCTGCTCGCCGCCGAAGCGGCGCAGGAGGCCGAGCCCCCAGACGAGCATCAAGGCGCCGGCGACGAAATAGATGACGGGCAGGAAGGTCTCAGGAGCCATCCCTGTCTCCCTGGCCGCTGGGGCTAGTGATCGGCGCCGCCGCTGACGGCCTTCTCCAGCTCGATCGTGAAGCGCCCGCTCTCATCGCGCCGCGTGCGCACGGCGTCCATGATCTCCCGCATGATGAAGATGCCCCGCCCGCGGGCGCCGAGAAACGCGGGATCCTCGGGCGAGGGCGCCGGCGCGCGCAGGCGCTCCGGCGGGAAGCCGGGGCCGCCGTCGCTGACCGTGATGCAGAAGCGCGTCTCGCTCAGCGCCAGCTCCACGCCGACGCGCAGCTCGCTGCGGAAGCGGTTGCCATGCTCGATGGCGTTGCTCACCGCCTCGATGCTGGCGATCGAGATCTGGTTCAGCTCCGCCTGGTCCCAGTCGAGCGCCTGGCCGATCTCCTGGAGGGCCGCATTGATGACGCCGAGCCAGCGGAAGTCGCTGGGCAGATCCCAGCGCAGCACGTCGACGCCATTGTTCTTGCTGCTCATGCTCTCGCCCCTACCCGCCCGATTTGCGCGACGGTCCTCACGAGCTGAAGCTCGCCAGGGCCTCTTCCTCGGTTTCGTAGGTCTCGAAGATGCCGGCCAACTTGGTCACCATGAGGATCGACTCGATGCGCCCGGAGATGTTCGCCATCTTGAACTGCCCCCCGGCGTCCTGCACCGAGGTGTAGCCCGCGATGAGGATGCCCAGGCCCGTGCTGTTGATCCAGCTCACCTTGCCCAGATTGATGAGGATCTGCTTCTTGCCCTCGTTGATGTGACGCTTCACCAACTCGTGGAAGGTGTCGGCATCGGGCCCGCCCATGACCTGCCCGCTGATTTCGAAGACCACTACCTGCCCCGCCTCGCGAGTCTTGACCTTCATGCGGCACTCCTTCTAGTCGTCTGGCATCGGGTGCGCGCACCCCAGCCGAGCCAGGGTTGCGCGCATGTCTGGCGGCAGCGGGGCCGTGAAGACCTGCAGCTCGCCGGTGAACGGGTGCTCGAAGCTGAGCCGCCAAGCGTGCAAGGCCTGCCGGCCGAGCAGCGCGAGCAGCTCGCGCTGCGTCTCGCGCTCCTCGCGCGATCTCCCCTCGGCGCGCACCCGGCGGCCGCCGTACAGGGGATCGCCGAACACGGGATGGCCGACATGCGCCAGGTGGACGCGGATCTGGTGCGTCCGCCCCGTCTCCAGCTCCAAGCGAATATAGTCGAAGCCCGAAAGGCTGTCTATGCGCGAGAAGCGCGTCCGGGCGGGGCGCCCGCCGTCCGGCCGCACGGCCATCCGGGGGCGCTGCCGCGGATCGCGGCCGATCGGCGCGTCGATGACACCGCTCGCGGTGGCCAGCTGCCCCCAGACCAGGGCCAGGTACTCGCGCTTGACCGCGCGTTCGGCGATCCGGGCGCTCAGGCGCCGCTGCGCGAGCTCGGTCTTGGCGACGAGCAACAGGCCGCTGGTGTCCTTGTCCAGACGGTGGACGATACCCGGCCGCAGGCGATCGCCGATGCCGGCCAGCCCCTCGAGATGGTAGAGCAGGGCGTGCACGAGGGTGCCCTCGCTGTGGCCGGCGGCGGGGTGCACGACGAGGCCGGCCGGCTTGTCGATCACGGCGAGCTGCTCGTCCTGGTAGAGAATGCTGAGCGGGATGGCCGTCGGCGTCAGGGTCAGGGGCTGCGGGGCGGGCAGACGGACCGTCAGCCGGTCCCCCGCACGCAGGCTCTCGCCCGGACGCGCGCGGC carries:
- a CDS encoding ATP-binding protein — encoded protein: MSSKNNGVDVLRWDLPSDFRWLGVINAALQEIGQALDWDQAELNQISIASIEAVSNAIEHGNRFRSELRVGVELALSETRFCITVSDGGPGFPPERLRAPAPSPEDPAFLGARGRGIFIMREIMDAVRTRRDESGRFTIELEKAVSGGADH
- a CDS encoding STAS domain-containing protein; this translates as MKVKTREAGQVVVFEISGQVMGGPDADTFHELVKRHINEGKKQILINLGKVSWINSTGLGILIAGYTSVQDAGGQFKMANISGRIESILMVTKLAGIFETYETEEEALASFSS
- a CDS encoding RluA family pseudouridine synthase translates to MAAGEERRFTVPPAAAGQRLDVFLAEQLAERSRSALARLIRAGAVELDGRRARPGESLRAGDRLTVRLPAPQPLTLTPTAIPLSILYQDEQLAVIDKPAGLVVHPAAGHSEGTLVHALLYHLEGLAGIGDRLRPGIVHRLDKDTSGLLLVAKTELAQRRLSARIAERAVKREYLALVWGQLATASGVIDAPIGRDPRQRPRMAVRPDGGRPARTRFSRIDSLSGFDYIRLELETGRTHQIRVHLAHVGHPVFGDPLYGGRRVRAEGRSREERETQRELLALLGRQALHAWRLSFEHPFTGELQVFTAPLPPDMRATLARLGCAHPMPDD